The following coding sequences are from one Papilio machaon chromosome 8, ilPapMach1.1, whole genome shotgun sequence window:
- the LOC106720108 gene encoding probable E3 ubiquitin-protein ligase HERC4 isoform X2, with amino-acid sequence MFCWGNSTHHELYINGADIKDLVIKPTLSKWKESNHLQVVAAGEFHTLYLTNHGHLYSCGSNDVGQLGRHTQSSDGETPDLVETFKGCTISTVACGIQHSMALDEWGQPFSWGSDSMGQLGSNLGAHAQDKPKIIKFLAAKSVIQIACGSYHSIALTNNGDLYSWGANSYGQCGLGNMTNKETTPQQITSLFGVPIALVACGSNHTFVLSKSGAVFGWGKNSNGQLGLQDRENRYYPTHLKTLRNVKVCHISCGEDFTAFLTLDGGVFTCGSGEYGQTGHGTTRDELVPKKVMELMGSTVTQVASGRRHLLCVVGDRILACGYGARGQLGCPHMTFALVPTPVPFTPNDDSPPRKKSKMDKARSSSKGSGRFSKLDFISDIFSGPIKVFAGGDHSFLIMSNDKTLSDFRVPDAKKQILTLTLPRLAACEMFKDDDTVNQDLMAYLETVFGSLACMNGSFLQANSAHFGCNTKVPGVDLKRAEEAFTLISRFENTSIKNLIFTHLTENIIKKMKASPPDAEVLRVFLILPLYHEMRNPRRHPELQGPFAEAFNKLATYPQKIVQMWWEAQTTDYFEMLVDIFKSVIVYELHTVVRVNKKLSFTHSIVQILNALSFLNKINFVNPKKPKIPAECFYIEDLCDYVDIATDYIHWLADQDSSQPHMCNYAFLFDVQCKSLLLKIDQQVQMQMAISRAATQILTRLFFDPTFEYQRNQFLNLTVSRNHLVRDTMMQISSHDTSQLKKPLRVEFVGEEAEDAGGVRKEFFMLLLKEIFDPVYGMFKQSEETNMIWFSNNPFEDDVMYYLIGAIYGLAIYNSIIIYVPFPLVLYKKLLGESVMLDDLSDLYPTLANSLRSLLEYPDEDVEEVFSLCFAVNTIVFDEIQVHNLKENGENIPVTHENKEEYVELYVDFLLNKSVLNQFKAFDQGFQKVCGGRIIKLFRSHELMSVVIGNEEYDWEMFENNCEYKNGYTSTDPQIRWFWEVFHELSLEDKKKFLLFLTGSDRVPIQGMRDIKIRIQPVADERFYPVAHTCFNLLDLPRYNTKERLKYYLLQAIQQTQGFSLV; translated from the exons ATGTTTTGTTGGGGTAATTCAACTCATCATGAGTTGTATATAAATGGAGCAGATATAAAAGATTTG GTTATAAAACCAACATTATCGAAATGGAAGGAAAGCAATCATTTACAAGTTGTAGCTGCTGGAGAATTCCATACCCTGTATCTAACAAACCATGGACATTTGTATTCTTGTGGAAGCAATGATGTGGGCCAACTTGGACGTCACACACAAAGCAGTGATGGAGAAACCCCAG aTTTAGTTGAAACTTTCAAAGGCTGTACAATATCAACAGTAGCATGTGGAATTCAGCACTCAATGGCGCTAGATGAATGGGGCCAGCCATTCAGTTGGGGTTCGGACAGTATGGGACAACTGGGGAGCAATCTTGGTGCTCATGCTCAAGACAAACccaaaattattaagttcCTTGCAGCAAAAAGTGTAATACAGATTGCATGCGGATCATATCACTCAATTGCTCTAACAAATA ATGGTGATCTATATTCATGGGGTGCAAATAGTTATGGACAATGTGGGTTGGGAAATATGACAAACAAGGAAACCACACCACAACAGATTACATCATTGTTTGGTGTGCCTATAGCATTGGTGGCTTGTGGTAGTAACCACACATTTGTTTTATCTAA atccGGTGCAGTTTTTGGTTGGGGTAAAAATAGTAATGGACAATTAGGCCTACAAGACAGAGAGAATAGATATTATCCTACACATTTGAAAACATTGAGAAATGTTAAG GTGTGTCATATATCATGCGGCGAAGATTTCACAGCATTTCTGACGTTAGATGGAGGCGTGTTTACTTGCGGCTCAGGAGAATATGGTCAGACTGGTCATGGAACCACCAGAGACGAGTTAGTTCCTAAGAAG gTGATGGAACTAATGGGTAGTACGGTGACACAAGTGGCGAGCGGGCGCCGTCACCTGCTGTGCGTAGTCGGAGACCGCATCCTGGCGTGCGGGTACGGCGCTCGCGGTCAGCTCGGCTGCCCTCACATGACCTTCGCATTGGTACCCACACCGGTACCCTTCACACCTAATGATGATTCACCG CCCCGGAAGAAATCCAAGATGGACAAGGCTAGGAGTTCTAGCAAAGGCAGCGGGCGGTTCTCTAAACTTGAC TTCATATCGGATATATTCAGTGGTCCAATAAAAGTGTTTGCGGGTGGTGACCACAGTTTTCTTATAATGAGCAACGATAAAACTCTGTCTGACTTTAGAGTGCCTGACGCTAAAAAACAGATCCTAACACTCACACTGCCGAGACTTGCTGCATGTGAAATGTTTAAAGATGATGATACTGTCAACCAA GATCTGATGGCATATTTAGAGACAGTGTTTGGTTCACTGGCCTGCATGAACGGCTCCTTCCTGCAGGCGAACAGCGCTCACTTCGGTTGTAACACCAAAGTGCCTGGCGTCGATTTGAAGAGAGCAGAGGAAGCGTTCACACTTATAAGCAGATTTGAAAATACATctataaaaaatctt ATTTTCACTCACTTAACcgagaatataataaaaaaaatgaaagcatCGCCCCCTGACGCAGAGGTACTACGAGTATTCTTAATATTACCGTTATATCATGAGATGAGAAACCCACGTCGACATCCTGAATTACAG GGTCCATTTGCGGAAGCATTTAACAAATTAGCTACGTATCCACAAAAGATAGTGCAAATGTGGTGGGAAGCGCAAACCACTGATTACTTTGAAATGCTCGTGGACATATTTAAGAGTGTTATTGTTTACGAATTACATACTGTAGTGCGAGTTAATAAG AAGTTATCTTTCACTCACAGTATAGTGCAGATTTTGAATGCATTAtcattcttaaataaaattaatttcgtgAATCCAAAGAAACCCAAAATTCCAGctgaatgtttttatatagaaGATCTATGCGACTATGTGGACATTGCAACGGATTACATACATTGGCTTGCTGATCAGGAT TCGTCACAACCGCACATGTGTAACTACGCGTTTTTATTCGACGTGCAATGTAAATCATTGCTATTGAAGATAGATCAGCAAGTGCAGATGCAGATGGCCATCAGCAGAGCCGCCACGCAGATACTGACACGCCTCTTTTTCGACCCTACCTTCGAGTACCAGAGGAACCAGTTCCTAAACCTCACGGTGTCGAGGAACCACCTGGTGAGGGATACCATGATGCAGATCAGCAGCCATGATACGTCACAGCTCAAGAAACCTCTTAGA GTAGAATTCGTGGGCGAGGAGGCGGAGGACGCGGGCGGCGTGCGCAAGGAGTTCTTCATGCTGCTACTCAAGGAGATCTTCGACCCAGTCTACGGCATGTTCAAGCAGTCCGAGGAGACCAATATGATATGGTTCTCCAACAACCCTTTTGAAGATGATGTTATGTACTATTTGATTg GTGCAATATATGGTCTAGCTATATATAAttctataattatatatgtaccGTTTCCATTGGTGTTGTACAAGAAACTGCTCGGAGAGTCAGTTATGTTGGACGATCTGTCAGATCTGTATCCAACATTGGCCAACAGTTTGAGGAGTTTGTTAGAGTATCCAGATGAAGATGTCGAGGAG gtgTTCAGTTTATGTTTCGCGGTGAACACAATTGTGTTCGATGAGATACAAGTTCACAATCTGAAGGAGAACGGCGAGAACATTCCCGTCACACACGAGAACAAGGAGGAGTATGTGGAGTTGTACGTAGACTTTCTGCTCAATAAATCTGTGCTCAATCAATTCAAAGCTTTCGATCAAGGATTCCAGAag GTGTGTGGAGGTAGGATTATAAAGTTGTTCAGATCACACGAGCTGATGTCTGTTGTGATCGGCAACGAGGAGTACGACTGGGAAATGTTTGAGAACAattgtgaatataaaaatggttaCACCTCTACTGACCCACAGATTAG ATGGTTCTGGGAGGTGTTCCATGAGCTATCTCTAGAGGATAAAAAGAAATTCCTTCTGTTTCTGACGGGCAGTGATCGTGTTCCCATACAGGGTATGAGAGATATCAAA ATCAGAATACAGCCGGTAGCTGATGAAAGATTTTATCCCGTAGCCCACACTTGCTTCAATCTACTCGACTTACCTCGGTACAACACCAAAGAACGGCTTAAGTACTATCTCCTGCAAGCTATACAACAGACGCAAGGCTTCTCCTTAGTGTGA
- the LOC106720108 gene encoding probable E3 ubiquitin-protein ligase HERC4 isoform X3, translating into MFCWGNSTHHELYINGADIKDLVIKPTLSKWKESNHLQVVAAGEFHTLYLTNHGHLYSCGSNDVGQLGRHTQSSDGETPDLVETFKGCTISTVACGIQHSMALDEWGQPFSWGSDSMGQLGSNLGAHAQDKPKIIKFLAAKSVIQIACGSYHSIALTNNGDLYSWGANSYGQCGLGNMTNKETTPQQITSLFGVPIALVACGSNHTFVLSKSGAVFGWGKNSNGQLGLQDRENRYYPTHLKTLRNVKVCHISCGEDFTAFLTLDGGVFTCGSGEYGQTGHGTTRDELVPKKVMELMGSTVTQVASGRRHLLCVVGDRILACGYGARGQLGCPHMTFALVPTPVPFTPNDDSPFISDIFSGPIKVFAGGDHSFLIMSNDKTLSDFRVPDAKKQILTLTLPRLAACEMFKDDDTVNQDLMAYLETVFGSLACMNGSFLQANSAHFGCNTKVPGVDLKRAEEAFTLISRFENTSIKNLIFTHLTENIIKKMKASPPDAEVLRVFLILPLYHEMRNPRRHPELQGPFAEAFNKLATYPQKIVQMWWEAQTTDYFEMLVDIFKSVIVYELHTVVRVNKKLSFTHSIVQILNALSFLNKINFVNPKKPKIPAECFYIEDLCDYVDIATDYIHWLADQDSSQPHMCNYAFLFDVQCKSLLLKIDQQVQMQMAISRAATQILTRLFFDPTFEYQRNQFLNLTVSRNHLVRDTMMQISSHDTSQLKKPLRVEFVGEEAEDAGGVRKEFFMLLLKEIFDPVYGMFKQSEETNMIWFSNNPFEDDVMYYLIGAIYGLAIYNSIIIYVPFPLVLYKKLLGESVMLDDLSDLYPTLANSLRSLLEYPDEDVEEVFSLCFAVNTIVFDEIQVHNLKENGENIPVTHENKEEYVELYVDFLLNKSVLNQFKAFDQGFQKVCGGRIIKLFRSHELMSVVIGNEEYDWEMFENNCEYKNGYTSTDPQIRWFWEVFHELSLEDKKKFLLFLTGSDRVPIQGMRDIKIRIQPVADERFYPVAHTCFNLLDLPRYNTKERLKYYLLQAIQQTQGFSLV; encoded by the exons ATGTTTTGTTGGGGTAATTCAACTCATCATGAGTTGTATATAAATGGAGCAGATATAAAAGATTTG GTTATAAAACCAACATTATCGAAATGGAAGGAAAGCAATCATTTACAAGTTGTAGCTGCTGGAGAATTCCATACCCTGTATCTAACAAACCATGGACATTTGTATTCTTGTGGAAGCAATGATGTGGGCCAACTTGGACGTCACACACAAAGCAGTGATGGAGAAACCCCAG aTTTAGTTGAAACTTTCAAAGGCTGTACAATATCAACAGTAGCATGTGGAATTCAGCACTCAATGGCGCTAGATGAATGGGGCCAGCCATTCAGTTGGGGTTCGGACAGTATGGGACAACTGGGGAGCAATCTTGGTGCTCATGCTCAAGACAAACccaaaattattaagttcCTTGCAGCAAAAAGTGTAATACAGATTGCATGCGGATCATATCACTCAATTGCTCTAACAAATA ATGGTGATCTATATTCATGGGGTGCAAATAGTTATGGACAATGTGGGTTGGGAAATATGACAAACAAGGAAACCACACCACAACAGATTACATCATTGTTTGGTGTGCCTATAGCATTGGTGGCTTGTGGTAGTAACCACACATTTGTTTTATCTAA atccGGTGCAGTTTTTGGTTGGGGTAAAAATAGTAATGGACAATTAGGCCTACAAGACAGAGAGAATAGATATTATCCTACACATTTGAAAACATTGAGAAATGTTAAG GTGTGTCATATATCATGCGGCGAAGATTTCACAGCATTTCTGACGTTAGATGGAGGCGTGTTTACTTGCGGCTCAGGAGAATATGGTCAGACTGGTCATGGAACCACCAGAGACGAGTTAGTTCCTAAGAAG gTGATGGAACTAATGGGTAGTACGGTGACACAAGTGGCGAGCGGGCGCCGTCACCTGCTGTGCGTAGTCGGAGACCGCATCCTGGCGTGCGGGTACGGCGCTCGCGGTCAGCTCGGCTGCCCTCACATGACCTTCGCATTGGTACCCACACCGGTACCCTTCACACCTAATGATGATTCACCG TTCATATCGGATATATTCAGTGGTCCAATAAAAGTGTTTGCGGGTGGTGACCACAGTTTTCTTATAATGAGCAACGATAAAACTCTGTCTGACTTTAGAGTGCCTGACGCTAAAAAACAGATCCTAACACTCACACTGCCGAGACTTGCTGCATGTGAAATGTTTAAAGATGATGATACTGTCAACCAA GATCTGATGGCATATTTAGAGACAGTGTTTGGTTCACTGGCCTGCATGAACGGCTCCTTCCTGCAGGCGAACAGCGCTCACTTCGGTTGTAACACCAAAGTGCCTGGCGTCGATTTGAAGAGAGCAGAGGAAGCGTTCACACTTATAAGCAGATTTGAAAATACATctataaaaaatctt ATTTTCACTCACTTAACcgagaatataataaaaaaaatgaaagcatCGCCCCCTGACGCAGAGGTACTACGAGTATTCTTAATATTACCGTTATATCATGAGATGAGAAACCCACGTCGACATCCTGAATTACAG GGTCCATTTGCGGAAGCATTTAACAAATTAGCTACGTATCCACAAAAGATAGTGCAAATGTGGTGGGAAGCGCAAACCACTGATTACTTTGAAATGCTCGTGGACATATTTAAGAGTGTTATTGTTTACGAATTACATACTGTAGTGCGAGTTAATAAG AAGTTATCTTTCACTCACAGTATAGTGCAGATTTTGAATGCATTAtcattcttaaataaaattaatttcgtgAATCCAAAGAAACCCAAAATTCCAGctgaatgtttttatatagaaGATCTATGCGACTATGTGGACATTGCAACGGATTACATACATTGGCTTGCTGATCAGGAT TCGTCACAACCGCACATGTGTAACTACGCGTTTTTATTCGACGTGCAATGTAAATCATTGCTATTGAAGATAGATCAGCAAGTGCAGATGCAGATGGCCATCAGCAGAGCCGCCACGCAGATACTGACACGCCTCTTTTTCGACCCTACCTTCGAGTACCAGAGGAACCAGTTCCTAAACCTCACGGTGTCGAGGAACCACCTGGTGAGGGATACCATGATGCAGATCAGCAGCCATGATACGTCACAGCTCAAGAAACCTCTTAGA GTAGAATTCGTGGGCGAGGAGGCGGAGGACGCGGGCGGCGTGCGCAAGGAGTTCTTCATGCTGCTACTCAAGGAGATCTTCGACCCAGTCTACGGCATGTTCAAGCAGTCCGAGGAGACCAATATGATATGGTTCTCCAACAACCCTTTTGAAGATGATGTTATGTACTATTTGATTg GTGCAATATATGGTCTAGCTATATATAAttctataattatatatgtaccGTTTCCATTGGTGTTGTACAAGAAACTGCTCGGAGAGTCAGTTATGTTGGACGATCTGTCAGATCTGTATCCAACATTGGCCAACAGTTTGAGGAGTTTGTTAGAGTATCCAGATGAAGATGTCGAGGAG gtgTTCAGTTTATGTTTCGCGGTGAACACAATTGTGTTCGATGAGATACAAGTTCACAATCTGAAGGAGAACGGCGAGAACATTCCCGTCACACACGAGAACAAGGAGGAGTATGTGGAGTTGTACGTAGACTTTCTGCTCAATAAATCTGTGCTCAATCAATTCAAAGCTTTCGATCAAGGATTCCAGAag GTGTGTGGAGGTAGGATTATAAAGTTGTTCAGATCACACGAGCTGATGTCTGTTGTGATCGGCAACGAGGAGTACGACTGGGAAATGTTTGAGAACAattgtgaatataaaaatggttaCACCTCTACTGACCCACAGATTAG ATGGTTCTGGGAGGTGTTCCATGAGCTATCTCTAGAGGATAAAAAGAAATTCCTTCTGTTTCTGACGGGCAGTGATCGTGTTCCCATACAGGGTATGAGAGATATCAAA ATCAGAATACAGCCGGTAGCTGATGAAAGATTTTATCCCGTAGCCCACACTTGCTTCAATCTACTCGACTTACCTCGGTACAACACCAAAGAACGGCTTAAGTACTATCTCCTGCAAGCTATACAACAGACGCAAGGCTTCTCCTTAGTGTGA
- the LOC106720108 gene encoding probable E3 ubiquitin-protein ligase HERC4 isoform X1, with protein sequence MFCWGNSTHHELYINGADIKDLVIKPTLSKWKESNHLQVVAAGEFHTLYLTNHGHLYSCGSNDVGQLGRHTQSSDGETPDLVETFKGCTISTVACGIQHSMALDEWGQPFSWGSDSMGQLGSNLGAHAQDKPKIIKFLAAKSVIQIACGSYHSIALTNNGDLYSWGANSYGQCGLGNMTNKETTPQQITSLFGVPIALVACGSNHTFVLSKSGAVFGWGKNSNGQLGLQDRENRYYPTHLKTLRNVKVCHISCGEDFTAFLTLDGGVFTCGSGEYGQTGHGTTRDELVPKKVMELMGSTVTQVASGRRHLLCVVGDRILACGYGARGQLGCPHMTFALVPTPVPFTPNDDSPTDNIGQSKPRKKSKMDKARSSSKGSGRFSKLDFISDIFSGPIKVFAGGDHSFLIMSNDKTLSDFRVPDAKKQILTLTLPRLAACEMFKDDDTVNQDLMAYLETVFGSLACMNGSFLQANSAHFGCNTKVPGVDLKRAEEAFTLISRFENTSIKNLIFTHLTENIIKKMKASPPDAEVLRVFLILPLYHEMRNPRRHPELQGPFAEAFNKLATYPQKIVQMWWEAQTTDYFEMLVDIFKSVIVYELHTVVRVNKKLSFTHSIVQILNALSFLNKINFVNPKKPKIPAECFYIEDLCDYVDIATDYIHWLADQDSSQPHMCNYAFLFDVQCKSLLLKIDQQVQMQMAISRAATQILTRLFFDPTFEYQRNQFLNLTVSRNHLVRDTMMQISSHDTSQLKKPLRVEFVGEEAEDAGGVRKEFFMLLLKEIFDPVYGMFKQSEETNMIWFSNNPFEDDVMYYLIGAIYGLAIYNSIIIYVPFPLVLYKKLLGESVMLDDLSDLYPTLANSLRSLLEYPDEDVEEVFSLCFAVNTIVFDEIQVHNLKENGENIPVTHENKEEYVELYVDFLLNKSVLNQFKAFDQGFQKVCGGRIIKLFRSHELMSVVIGNEEYDWEMFENNCEYKNGYTSTDPQIRWFWEVFHELSLEDKKKFLLFLTGSDRVPIQGMRDIKIRIQPVADERFYPVAHTCFNLLDLPRYNTKERLKYYLLQAIQQTQGFSLV encoded by the exons ATGTTTTGTTGGGGTAATTCAACTCATCATGAGTTGTATATAAATGGAGCAGATATAAAAGATTTG GTTATAAAACCAACATTATCGAAATGGAAGGAAAGCAATCATTTACAAGTTGTAGCTGCTGGAGAATTCCATACCCTGTATCTAACAAACCATGGACATTTGTATTCTTGTGGAAGCAATGATGTGGGCCAACTTGGACGTCACACACAAAGCAGTGATGGAGAAACCCCAG aTTTAGTTGAAACTTTCAAAGGCTGTACAATATCAACAGTAGCATGTGGAATTCAGCACTCAATGGCGCTAGATGAATGGGGCCAGCCATTCAGTTGGGGTTCGGACAGTATGGGACAACTGGGGAGCAATCTTGGTGCTCATGCTCAAGACAAACccaaaattattaagttcCTTGCAGCAAAAAGTGTAATACAGATTGCATGCGGATCATATCACTCAATTGCTCTAACAAATA ATGGTGATCTATATTCATGGGGTGCAAATAGTTATGGACAATGTGGGTTGGGAAATATGACAAACAAGGAAACCACACCACAACAGATTACATCATTGTTTGGTGTGCCTATAGCATTGGTGGCTTGTGGTAGTAACCACACATTTGTTTTATCTAA atccGGTGCAGTTTTTGGTTGGGGTAAAAATAGTAATGGACAATTAGGCCTACAAGACAGAGAGAATAGATATTATCCTACACATTTGAAAACATTGAGAAATGTTAAG GTGTGTCATATATCATGCGGCGAAGATTTCACAGCATTTCTGACGTTAGATGGAGGCGTGTTTACTTGCGGCTCAGGAGAATATGGTCAGACTGGTCATGGAACCACCAGAGACGAGTTAGTTCCTAAGAAG gTGATGGAACTAATGGGTAGTACGGTGACACAAGTGGCGAGCGGGCGCCGTCACCTGCTGTGCGTAGTCGGAGACCGCATCCTGGCGTGCGGGTACGGCGCTCGCGGTCAGCTCGGCTGCCCTCACATGACCTTCGCATTGGTACCCACACCGGTACCCTTCACACCTAATGATGATTCACCG ACTGATAATATTGGACAAAGTAAG CCCCGGAAGAAATCCAAGATGGACAAGGCTAGGAGTTCTAGCAAAGGCAGCGGGCGGTTCTCTAAACTTGAC TTCATATCGGATATATTCAGTGGTCCAATAAAAGTGTTTGCGGGTGGTGACCACAGTTTTCTTATAATGAGCAACGATAAAACTCTGTCTGACTTTAGAGTGCCTGACGCTAAAAAACAGATCCTAACACTCACACTGCCGAGACTTGCTGCATGTGAAATGTTTAAAGATGATGATACTGTCAACCAA GATCTGATGGCATATTTAGAGACAGTGTTTGGTTCACTGGCCTGCATGAACGGCTCCTTCCTGCAGGCGAACAGCGCTCACTTCGGTTGTAACACCAAAGTGCCTGGCGTCGATTTGAAGAGAGCAGAGGAAGCGTTCACACTTATAAGCAGATTTGAAAATACATctataaaaaatctt ATTTTCACTCACTTAACcgagaatataataaaaaaaatgaaagcatCGCCCCCTGACGCAGAGGTACTACGAGTATTCTTAATATTACCGTTATATCATGAGATGAGAAACCCACGTCGACATCCTGAATTACAG GGTCCATTTGCGGAAGCATTTAACAAATTAGCTACGTATCCACAAAAGATAGTGCAAATGTGGTGGGAAGCGCAAACCACTGATTACTTTGAAATGCTCGTGGACATATTTAAGAGTGTTATTGTTTACGAATTACATACTGTAGTGCGAGTTAATAAG AAGTTATCTTTCACTCACAGTATAGTGCAGATTTTGAATGCATTAtcattcttaaataaaattaatttcgtgAATCCAAAGAAACCCAAAATTCCAGctgaatgtttttatatagaaGATCTATGCGACTATGTGGACATTGCAACGGATTACATACATTGGCTTGCTGATCAGGAT TCGTCACAACCGCACATGTGTAACTACGCGTTTTTATTCGACGTGCAATGTAAATCATTGCTATTGAAGATAGATCAGCAAGTGCAGATGCAGATGGCCATCAGCAGAGCCGCCACGCAGATACTGACACGCCTCTTTTTCGACCCTACCTTCGAGTACCAGAGGAACCAGTTCCTAAACCTCACGGTGTCGAGGAACCACCTGGTGAGGGATACCATGATGCAGATCAGCAGCCATGATACGTCACAGCTCAAGAAACCTCTTAGA GTAGAATTCGTGGGCGAGGAGGCGGAGGACGCGGGCGGCGTGCGCAAGGAGTTCTTCATGCTGCTACTCAAGGAGATCTTCGACCCAGTCTACGGCATGTTCAAGCAGTCCGAGGAGACCAATATGATATGGTTCTCCAACAACCCTTTTGAAGATGATGTTATGTACTATTTGATTg GTGCAATATATGGTCTAGCTATATATAAttctataattatatatgtaccGTTTCCATTGGTGTTGTACAAGAAACTGCTCGGAGAGTCAGTTATGTTGGACGATCTGTCAGATCTGTATCCAACATTGGCCAACAGTTTGAGGAGTTTGTTAGAGTATCCAGATGAAGATGTCGAGGAG gtgTTCAGTTTATGTTTCGCGGTGAACACAATTGTGTTCGATGAGATACAAGTTCACAATCTGAAGGAGAACGGCGAGAACATTCCCGTCACACACGAGAACAAGGAGGAGTATGTGGAGTTGTACGTAGACTTTCTGCTCAATAAATCTGTGCTCAATCAATTCAAAGCTTTCGATCAAGGATTCCAGAag GTGTGTGGAGGTAGGATTATAAAGTTGTTCAGATCACACGAGCTGATGTCTGTTGTGATCGGCAACGAGGAGTACGACTGGGAAATGTTTGAGAACAattgtgaatataaaaatggttaCACCTCTACTGACCCACAGATTAG ATGGTTCTGGGAGGTGTTCCATGAGCTATCTCTAGAGGATAAAAAGAAATTCCTTCTGTTTCTGACGGGCAGTGATCGTGTTCCCATACAGGGTATGAGAGATATCAAA ATCAGAATACAGCCGGTAGCTGATGAAAGATTTTATCCCGTAGCCCACACTTGCTTCAATCTACTCGACTTACCTCGGTACAACACCAAAGAACGGCTTAAGTACTATCTCCTGCAAGCTATACAACAGACGCAAGGCTTCTCCTTAGTGTGA